A window of Cynocephalus volans isolate mCynVol1 chromosome 3, mCynVol1.pri, whole genome shotgun sequence genomic DNA:
GGCCTTTGACAGATATGTGGCCATATGTAAGCCTCTCCACTACCTGACCATCATGAGCCCAAGAAAGTGTCTATACTTTTTAGTCACTTCCTGGATCACTGGCCTTATCCACTCTTTGGTCCAATTAGTTTTTGTGGTAGATTTACCTTTCTGTGGCCCTAATATATTTGACAGTTTTTACTGTGACCTTCCCCGGCTCCTCAGACTTGCCTGCACAAACACCCAAGAACTGCAGTTCATGGTCACTGTCAATAGTGGACTCATTTCTGTGGGCTCCTTTATCATGCTGGTCATTTCCTACATCTTCATTCTGCTCACTGTTTGGAAACATTCTTCTGGTGATTTATCCAAGGCCCTCTCTACTCTGTCAGCTCATATCACTGTGGTCATCCTGTTCTTTGGGCCACTGATGTTTTTTTACACATGGCCTTCTCCCACATCACACCTGGATAAATATCTTgctatttttgatgcatttatAACTCCTTTTCTGAATCCAGTCATCTATACGTTCAGGAACAGAGACATGAAAGTGGCAATGAGGAGACTATGCAGTCATCTTATGCATTACAGGAACATTTTGTTAATGAAATGTGGAACTATATGAAGATGTAGAAGTATAGATCCTCCCTTGTGCTGGTTGCAGAAAAGACATTATgcaatttcaaagaaataaccAAGACTTAGGCCATGTTATATGTCTAGAAACCTATTATCTACTAAATTATAGTATCTATTTCATCATTAAGTTAAAAGTGATGTTATTCTTTGACAGTGTGTACATCAAAGTGTTAATATCAAATCATGTATCCTTTGTAGCCTACCATGCTCTAGAAGAGTGCCATGTAATTAAgcaaaaagtaatattttatatttttaaaatattgtacgGATTATTCTATTTAGACTAACTATGCATTCACATTATCTTTGATCTATTAACTACCTAACTAccttgattttaattctttttgttccTAACCTGTTTGCTGTCCATAGCCCCAGTCTCTACGAAATTTTGCCTCTTTATCAGGCTCTTCTGTCTGGTAGTCTGGGAAATTGTTAGtcctatatttaaaatatttgattttcaaaTCAGAATAGATAACAGATGCCATTTGTTCAACCCCCCTCAAGTTGCACATTCTAAAATATAAGAATTGAAGGGTGACTGCAATTTGCCCAAAGGCACACAGATAAAAATCACCAGAGAGAACCAAGCACCTGAAACCATGACCCCAGAGGCTAGGtcagagatctttcacttcaAGTCAATTTGTATTTGAATTAATGCTCCCGTTCCACTCTTCCAGCTTTTCCTGTAAGCTTAATTTTGAGTCTATTTGAAGCTTTACATtcctcatttgtatttctttcttctagTAAATAGTTATTAGGATTCAGCACTTCCTCATCATTTTTAAATCCTTCTCTAATTTTTTACTACTGTACATTTCCTTATTCAGGTCCTGCTAAAGTTGAATTTTAAACCACTGCTTTAATTATTAACAAATGCTTAGACTTCAttattaaatggatttttttttttttttttttgtctacagTGGTGTTCTCAGGACCCTTggttaaattctattttataggCCTGAAGTTCCCCCAAATACTTATAGTTgatgatatttcttttttgggggacacagatGGGATTGGTGAATTGTGTACCCTGCTTAAGTAATTCAGACTAAGATCATTACGCCTCTTTCTTGGAAagataaatttcaaatatttcagcaaatagaaatgaaatattagTAAAACATGTGTGAAAGTTCTGTTTTTCCAAAAATTGTTATCTAATGTGATtgctaaagaataaaaagaaacccaTTAATTGAAGTTTTTTTCGTGAGGTGATAAAGTCATGATGGTTTCTCATCATCTGTGTCCTAGGGGAAGTAACAATTGAGGTGATTCAAATAGTGCTTCTTATGGTCCAGGCATTGTTTTAAGTGCTTTCTCTTGAACTGTGTAAAGTGGATTctctcatcctcattttacagaggaggtgtctgaggcacagagatgctAAATATcctgtccatactacccaaagtgatatacaaattcaatgcaatccccatcaaaattcccaagacatttttctcagaaatggaaaaaactatccagacatttatatggaacaataaaagaccacgcatagccaaagcaatgctgagcaaaaaaaataaagctggaggcataacactacctgactttaagctatactacaaagctataataaccaaaacagtatggtactggcataaaaacagacacactgaccaatggaatagaatagagaatccagaaatcaacccacacacttactgtcagctgatctttgacaaaggcatcaagcctattcagtggcgaagggactgcctcttcagcaaatggtgctgggacaactggatatccatatgcaggagaatgaaacttgatccatacctctcgccgtatactaaaatcaactcaaaatggattaaggatttaaatatacaccctgaaacaataaaacttcttaaagaaaacataggagaaacacttcaggaaataggactgggcacagacttcatgaatacgaccccaaaagcatgggcaaccaaaggaaaaataaacaaatgggattatatccaactaaaaagcttctgcacagcaaaagaaacaattaaaagagttaaaagacaaccaacagagtgggagaaaatatttgcaaaatatacatctgacaaaggattaatatccagaatatataaggaactcaaacaactttacaagaagaaaacaagcaacccaattaaaaaatgggcaaaagagctaagtaggcatttctctaaggaagatatacaaatggccaacagacatatgaaaaaatgctcaacatcactcagcatccgggaaatgcaaatcaaaaccacattgagataccatctaaccccagttaggatggctaaaatccaaaagactatgaacgataaatgctggcgaggctgcggagaaaaaggaactctcatacattgttggtgggactgcaaaatggtgcagcctctatggaaaatggtatggaggttcctcaaacaattgcagatagatctaccatacgacccagctatcccactgttgggaatatacccagaggaatggaaatcatcaagtcgaaggtatacctgtttcccaatgttcatcgcagccctctttaaaatagccaagagttggaaccagcccaaatgcccatcatcggatgagtggatatggaaaatgtggtacatctacacaatggaatactactcagctataaaaatgaatgaaatactgccatttgcaacaacatggatggaccttgagagaactatattaagtgaaacaagtcaagcacagaaagagaaataccacatgttctcacttattcgtgggagctaaaaattaatatataaattcacacacacagacacacacacacacacacacgcacacaaacctgggggggggggaagaagatataacaaccacaattatttgaagttgatatgacaagcaaacagaaaggacattgttgggggggagggggagagggagaagggagggaggttttggtgatggggagcaataatcagccacaatgtatattgacaaaataaaattaaaaaaataataaaaaaaaaaaaagagagaaaataaatatcctcGAAGGCTATTAAGTAGTTAGCTTGGACTCAAAGTTTGGCAGTTTGGATCCAGGATCTGTTCTCTTAATCCCTGCACTATAATGCATCTCTGGTAATAAAAGGTATCAGAATAACTCCCTTACTTGAAAGCAATCCCTCTTTGTGGGCCCTCCTACAGGCTCAGCATTTATGTGGTCAATTAATTTACAATATTTATTCTATATATACATCCAGCCATGCACTTTGTTCTAAGCACTCACTACTATCAGAGAAgtttaaatgacagaattttccaTATATACTGTAGAGGAAAAAGTCTAAAGTCTCAAGAATATGTTTGAATAGGTCTAGTATGTATAAACGATTTAGATGACCCCTAACTCTACCCTTCCGGGAGAGGTTGGAGGTACCTAGCATCACCAAGGCTGCTTTAATAAAAATGCTAGGAGGAAGGACTGTGCAACAGCTCAGAAAGTGTACATGTACATGGTAATGATTCTACCTGCACTTTGCCCAAATGTACCAATGACCATTTACTTGCATAATCAAACACCAGgatgaaaaggaaaattacaacATTTTAAAGATTGTTGGACACAGGTTGGCACTTACACCCACCCAGATTCCTGAAGGGTCATCATTGCCCTTTGGTTTGAGTGGAGGATGTGGGAGTTAGGTTATAATACATGGAGTCCTACTACAGATCTAGAGCATATTGGGTCCACCAAATGACACCCTAAACACCACAATGATCATTACACCATGTCCTGATTGTATAACCAGAATAGATATATTTGGTAATTGGTACAACTTCCACACTCTTTCCTTGTCCTGTAGATTAAAGCTGTAATAGTGAGAAAGGCACTGAAATTGTCCCATCCCCAGGCTAAGACAGTATTTCAAAAATTATGTTGTATTCTGTAAGGGTAAtggtgggaaaaaaaagcaaaaatacctAAAAGATTCAAGAATGATGATCTTCATCCTATGTCCATTTAATTCAGCAGTGTGTCCCCTACAAAAGCCAGACAGTTCCTAGAGAATGACTATGGATTACTCTAAACTCAACCAGTAGTAGCCTTAATTGCAGCTGCTGTGTCAAAGGTGGTATCTTTGCTAGAGCAGAttaacataaacttttttttcaaagaaatccctatttttaaaaaaattttcatttatcaatatacaatgtagttgtcagcaccgcgctcagccagtgagcgaaccggccatccctatatgggatccgaacccggggccttggtgttatcagcaccgcactctcccgagtgagccacgggccggccccttacaatgtagttgattttcatgtccctttaccaattcctccttttcctccttccctctcacccatcaatatcatatctgttcacttgtcttaacaaattcaaggaattgttgtgattgttgtgttttcttttttcccccttgttcatttgtatatttacttatttttattatctcccacaaataaatgagaacatgtggtatttctctttctgtgcctggcttatttcacttaacataattttctctaactccatccatgttgctgcaaatagtagtatttcatttttttttttatagcagaatagtattccattgtgcagatatactacattttccttatccactcatctaatgatgggtatttaggctggttccaactcttggccattgtaaatagttctgcaataaacatggggctatccctttaacatgatgatttccatttctctgggttcTGCAGTGGAATAGCcagatcatatggcagatctatctgtaattgtttgaggaacctccataccattttctgtaaaggctgcaccattttgcagttccaccaacagtgtaggaaatTTCCTttatctccacatccttgccagcatttgtcattctcagtctttttttttttttaatttttttttgtcgatatacattgtggctgattattgctccccatcaccaaaacctccctcccttctccctccccccccaacaatgtcctttctgtttgcttgtcgtatcaacttcaagtaattgtggttgttatatcttcttcccccacgttttttttttttgtgtgtgtgtgtatgtgtgaatttatatattaatttttagctcccaccaataagtgagaacatgtggtatttttctttctgtgcctgacttgtttcacttaatataattctctcaaggtccatccatgttgttgcaaatggcagtatttcattcgtttttatagccgagtagtattccattgtgtagatgtaccacattttccgtatccactcatctgatgatggacatttgggctggttccaactcttggctattgtaaaaagtgctgcgatgaacattggggaacaggtataccttcgacttgatgatttccattcctctgggtatattcccaacagtgggatggctgggtcgtatggtagatctatctgcaattgtttgaggaacctccataccattttccatagaggctgcaccattttgcagtcccaccaacaatgtatgagagttcctttttctctgcaaccttgccagcatttatcgttcagggtcttttggattttagccatcctaacgggggtgagatggtatctcagtgtggttttgatttgcatttcccgaatgctgagtgatgttgagcattttttcatatgtctgttggccatttgtatatcttccttagagaaatgcctacttagctcttttgcccattttttaattgggttgcttgtttccttcttgtaaagttgtttgagttccttatatattctggatattaatcctttgtcagatgtatattttgcaaatattttctcccactctgttggttgccttttaactctgttaattgtttcttttgctgtgcagaagctttttagttggatataatcccatttgtttatttttcctttggttgcccgtgcttttggggtcgtattcatgaagtttgtgtccagtcctatttcctgaagtgtttctcctatgttttctttaagaagttttattgtttcagggtgtatatttaaatccttaatccattttgagttgattttagtatacggtgagaggtatgggtctagtttcattctcctgcatatggatatccagttatcccagcaccatttgctgaagaggcagtcccttccccagtgaataggcttggtgcctttgtcaaagatcagatagaagtaagtgtgtgggttgatttctggattcgctattctactccattggtcagtgtgtctgttttatgccagtaccatactgttttggttattatagctttgtagtatagcttaaagtcaggtagtgttatgcctccagctttattttttttgctcagcattgctttggctatgcgtggtcttttattgttccatataaatgtctggatagttttttccatttctgagaaaaatgtctttggaattttgatggggattgcattgaattt
This region includes:
- the LOC134372636 gene encoding olfactory receptor 4F15 gives rise to the protein MYGTNQSVVSEFVFLGLTNSWEIRLLLFVFSLFFYFASMIGNLVIVFTVTLDAHLHSPMYFLLANLSVIDMVFCSITAPKMICDIFKKHKAISFWGCITQIFFSHALGGTEMVLLIAMAFDRYVAICKPLHYLTIMSPRKCLYFLVTSWITGLIHSLVQLVFVVDLPFCGPNIFDSFYCDLPRLLRLACTNTQELQFMVTVNSGLISVGSFIMLVISYIFILLTVWKHSSGDLSKALSTLSAHITVVILFFGPLMFFYTWPSPTSHLDKYLAIFDAFITPFLNPVIYTFRNRDMKVAMRRLCSHLMHYRNILLMKCGTI